The Candidatus Woesearchaeota archaeon genome contains a region encoding:
- the pyrB gene encoding aspartate carbamoyltransferase — translation MSFKGKDIISINELSKAEIIHILEVAKSLESRPKPNLLNGKVLAALFFEPSTRTRLSFESAMSKLGGKVVGFADPSVSSVKKGETLSDTIKIVERYADVIVMRHPLEGSARVASDVSDVPVINAGDGANQHPTQTLLDLYTIKKIQGHISNLNIAMVGDLKYGRTTHSLAMALSHFNCRLFFISPEQLRMPSYILEELDKKNVEYSEHTQIEEVIKNADILYSTRIQKERFPDLAEYEKVRNVYIITKDMLKSVKSNLKILHPLPRVNEISTDVDSTKYAYYFEQAANGIPIRQALLSLVLGKLK, via the coding sequence ATGAGCTTCAAGGGAAAAGACATAATATCAATCAATGAACTTTCTAAGGCAGAGATCATACATATACTTGAAGTTGCAAAAAGCCTTGAGTCAAGGCCGAAGCCAAATCTGCTGAATGGAAAGGTTCTTGCAGCACTTTTTTTTGAGCCTTCGACAAGGACAAGGCTCAGCTTTGAATCCGCAATGTCTAAGCTTGGTGGAAAAGTAGTTGGCTTTGCAGACCCTTCTGTCAGCTCTGTCAAGAAAGGCGAAACATTGTCAGATACAATCAAGATTGTTGAGCGCTATGCAGATGTTATTGTTATGAGGCACCCTTTGGAAGGAAGCGCAAGAGTAGCTTCTGATGTTTCAGATGTTCCTGTAATTAACGCCGGCGATGGAGCAAACCAGCATCCAACTCAGACTTTGCTTGATCTTTATACAATAAAGAAGATTCAAGGGCATATTTCTAATCTGAACATAGCAATGGTTGGCGACCTTAAATACGGCAGGACAACGCATTCCTTAGCAATGGCATTATCGCATTTTAACTGCAGATTATTTTTCATTTCACCAGAGCAGCTTAGAATGCCATCTTATATACTTGAAGAGCTGGATAAGAAGAATGTCGAGTATTCAGAGCATACGCAGATTGAAGAAGTTATCAAAAATGCAGACATTTTATATTCAACAAGGATACAAAAGGAAAGGTTCCCTGATCTGGCAGAATACGAAAAAGTCAGGAATGTCTACATCATAACAAAAGATATGTTAAAGAGTGTCAAATCAAACCTTAAGATTTTGCATCCATTGCCAAGAGTGAATGAAATAAGCACAGATGTTGACAGCACAAAATATGCGTATTATTTTGAGCAGGCCGCAAATGGAATCCCAATAAGGCAGGCATTGTTGAGCTTAGTCTTGGGGAAATTAAAATGA
- a CDS encoding aspartate carbamoyltransferase regulatory subunit: protein MKQLKVSAIREGTVIDHIPSDVTFKVVEILKLNSVKEIISVAANLDSKKIGKKGIIKIGGKFLGEEEVNKIALVAPAATLSIIKDFKVVEKNKLTIPKTIEGFVKCFNPNCITNHEEIKTKFHVANQKPLKIRCHYCERAMASNDIVLK from the coding sequence ATGAAACAATTAAAGGTGAGCGCAATAAGGGAAGGCACTGTTATAGATCATATCCCCTCAGATGTGACTTTCAAGGTTGTAGAGATCCTAAAGCTCAACAGCGTCAAGGAAATAATATCTGTTGCAGCAAACCTTGACAGCAAGAAGATTGGCAAAAAGGGGATCATAAAAATAGGGGGAAAATTCCTTGGCGAAGAGGAAGTGAATAAAATAGCCTTAGTGGCCCCGGCAGCAACTCTCAGCATAATAAAAGATTTCAAGGTTGTTGAAAAAAACAAATTAACCATACCGAAAACAATTGAGGGGTTTGTGAAATGCTTCAACCCAAACTGCATAACAAACCACGAGGAGATAAAAACAAAGTTTCATGTTGCAAATCAAAAACCTTTAAAGATAAGGTGCCATTACTGCGAGCGGGCAATGGCAAGCAATGATATTGTTTTAAAATGA
- a CDS encoding dihydroorotate dehydrogenase — MLTTKLCGIRLENPAILASGILGVTASSLINAANNGAGAVTTKSISLEERKGHNNPVIVTFEAGMINAVGLSSPGIENGIEEVKEFKRRSKTPIIASIFASKTLDFGEAAKRISESKPDLIEVNISCPNVEAEFGKPFAADAKVAASVAEIVKNNTKTPVFVKLSPNVSNIKEIAKAVEEAGADGITAVNTAGPGMVIDIKAAKPILHNKMGGVSGNALRPIAVRCVYDIYETVKIPIIGTGGIMNGRDAIEMLMAGATAVGMGSAVYYRGIDVFKKVCSEIEEFMKENGYSNLKEITGRAHK; from the coding sequence ATTTTAACAACAAAACTCTGCGGAATCAGATTAGAAAATCCTGCAATCCTTGCTTCAGGCATTTTGGGTGTAACAGCTTCTTCTTTAATTAATGCTGCAAACAACGGAGCCGGCGCTGTCACAACAAAATCAATTTCATTGGAAGAGAGAAAAGGCCACAATAATCCCGTGATAGTTACATTTGAAGCAGGGATGATAAACGCAGTCGGCTTGTCAAGCCCTGGAATTGAAAACGGCATTGAAGAAGTGAAGGAATTCAAAAGAAGATCAAAAACGCCAATTATAGCATCTATATTTGCTTCTAAAACATTAGACTTCGGTGAAGCTGCAAAAAGAATTTCAGAGTCAAAGCCAGATTTGATCGAAGTAAATATCTCGTGCCCAAATGTTGAGGCAGAGTTTGGTAAGCCATTTGCAGCAGATGCAAAGGTTGCCGCAAGCGTGGCTGAAATCGTGAAAAACAACACAAAAACACCTGTTTTTGTCAAATTATCCCCTAATGTTTCAAATATAAAAGAAATAGCAAAAGCAGTTGAAGAGGCAGGAGCAGATGGAATAACTGCAGTAAATACAGCAGGCCCCGGAATGGTGATAGACATTAAGGCAGCAAAGCCAATTCTTCATAATAAAATGGGAGGCGTTTCAGGCAATGCGCTAAGGCCAATAGCTGTAAGATGCGTTTATGACATTTATGAAACAGTAAAAATCCCAATAATCGGGACTGGCGGAATAATGAATGGAAGAGATGCAATTGAAATGCTCATGGCAGGCGCAACTGCTGTCGGCATGGGATCGGCTGTTTATTACCGCGGAATTGATGTTTTCAAAAAAGTATGCAGTGAGATTGAAGAATTCATGAAAGAAAACGGTTACAGCAATTTAAAAGAAATAACAGGGAGAGCGCATAAATAA
- a CDS encoding dihydroorotate dehydrogenase electron transfer subunit, translating to MKLEQPIVLPIKKIVNEVSKIKTFIFDHKLDSKPGQFINLWIPGFDEKPFSISYQDDKRFAVTVACIGPFTDKICGLKEGDLVGIRGPYGNPFNLKGKNIVLVGGGCGCGPLAFLADEALKNKINVNFVIGARTKDALLFLERMKKSNIKTFVTTDDGSFGVKGFATDLLKDFLEKNHIAAVYSCGPEKMMKKVAEMCKDKKIYCELSLERYMKCGFGICGQCCMDDSGFRVCTDGPIIKGEEALNMKEFGNYRRDASGKKVKL from the coding sequence ATGAAACTTGAACAGCCAATTGTTTTGCCGATAAAAAAAATCGTTAATGAAGTTAGTAAAATAAAAACCTTTATTTTTGATCACAAGCTGGATTCCAAGCCAGGGCAGTTCATTAACTTGTGGATCCCTGGATTTGATGAAAAGCCATTTTCGATCTCTTACCAAGATGATAAAAGATTTGCAGTAACTGTTGCCTGCATCGGCCCATTTACAGATAAGATATGCGGCTTAAAAGAAGGCGATCTTGTAGGAATCCGCGGGCCATATGGAAATCCATTTAATCTGAAAGGCAAAAACATTGTTTTGGTTGGCGGCGGATGCGGCTGCGGGCCACTGGCTTTTTTAGCTGATGAAGCGCTAAAAAATAAAATAAATGTAAATTTCGTCATAGGCGCAAGAACAAAAGATGCTTTATTATTTTTGGAAAGAATGAAGAAAAGCAATATAAAAACATTCGTTACAACAGATGATGGCAGCTTTGGCGTAAAGGGATTTGCAACAGACTTGTTAAAGGACTTTCTTGAAAAAAACCACATTGCTGCAGTTTACAGCTGCGGCCCTGAAAAGATGATGAAAAAAGTTGCAGAGATGTGCAAAGATAAAAAAATTTATTGCGAGCTAAGCTTGGAGCGGTATATGAAATGCGGCTTTGGGATTTGCGGCCAGTGCTGCATGGATGATTCTGGCTTCAGAGTCTGCACAGACGGACCAATTATAAAAGGAGAGGAAGCTTTAAATATGAAAGAATTCGGAAATTATAGAAGAGATGCAAGCGGAAAAAAGGTGAAATTATGA